TCGGCGAGCCCAGGTCCATGCCGAGTCGGGCGGCGCCCAACCGGTGCACGAGCTCCGGGGTCGTCCTGATCCAGCCCAGCCGCAGACCGCCCCAGAACAGCTTGCTCGACGAGCCGATGGTGATGACCTGCTCCGGAGCGAAGGCGGCCATCGGGGGCGGTGGGACGGCGGCGGGGTCGAAGTCGAAATCGAGTTCCGCCAGGGTCTCGTCGATGACGGCCATGGTCTTGGTGCGTCGGAGCAAGCCTGCCAGCCGGTCGCGTTCCGGCGCCGCCATGCGAAAACCGGTGGGATTGTGGAAGTCGAGCATCAGGTAGGCGAGGCGGGGCGCGGACTGCCGGACGGCGGCCTCGATCTCGGCCAGACACCAGCCGTCCTCACGAAGCGCGGCGACGACGATCCGTCCGTTGACAGCGCGGACGGCCTCATAGGCGTTGGGATAGCCGGGCTGTTCCATGAGCACTCGGTCACCGGGGGCGACGAGCATCCGCAGCACCAGGGCGAAGGCATGTTGAGCGCCGTTGGTGATGAGGATCTGCTCCGGTCCGGTGGCCAGGCCGCGCCGGGTGAAGCGGTCGGCGATCACTTCGCGCAGTTCCAGCAGGCCTTGCAGTTGGTGTCCGCCGCCCGCGAGAAACGGGGGCAGTCTGCGAGCGGCCCGCTCGACGGCGGCGGGGAACTCCGGTATCGCCGCCGGGCTCGCCAGGGCCAGGTCCAACGGGGCGGGCTCGGACATCGCACTCCAGCCGCCCGGCTCCCGAACCGCCCCCTCGAGCGTCACCCAGGTTCCCGCCCCCTGTCTGCTGGCGAGCAGGCCCTCCTCGCGGAGCCGGTCGACGGCCGAGGTCACCATGGTGCGGCTCACC
The Actinoalloteichus fjordicus DNA segment above includes these coding regions:
- the yczR gene encoding MocR-like transcription factor YczR, which translates into the protein MSAVFPLGSRISGSRLAELLGPWRDGSGRQGTARLAAALRQLVLEGRLVAGTRLPSERELSATLAVSRTMVTSAVDRLREEGLLASRQGAGTWVTLEGAVREPGGWSAMSEPAPLDLALASPAAIPEFPAAVERAARRLPPFLAGGGHQLQGLLELREVIADRFTRRGLATGPEQILITNGAQHAFALVLRMLVAPGDRVLMEQPGYPNAYEAVRAVNGRIVVAALREDGWCLAEIEAAVRQSAPRLAYLMLDFHNPTGFRMAAPERDRLAGLLRRTKTMAVIDETLAELDFDFDPAAVPPPPMAAFAPEQVITIGSSSKLFWGGLRLGWIRTTPELVHRLGAARLGMDLGSPITEQLVLTELYTEAFADDSAVVARRLAGFARSRDLVLDLVGQHCPDWSVRRPTGGLSLWCDLGAPISARLAASARDRGVRIVSGDRFAVHGGLRDRLRLPYALPPEQLREAIRRLGMVAAGLSTRGGPEQEGPVLPVT